A region from the Mesorhizobium sp. J8 genome encodes:
- a CDS encoding putative bifunctional diguanylate cyclase/phosphodiesterase, which produces MSILATIKDHSGRIYRGIQALLVMSIAATGLAAFALTENGSRTGALAVSVTSTLMALLVLMYMRASVVQRLQSAADAEAEKHRFLSVDAMTGATARRYFIEALGDWLGGLRKRRQASLLLIDLDHFKQLNDTFGHQFGDLALAHLVAEAQRIFEDSVIGRLGGDEFGVMVPHGDVALINRDARRLLDAMRAGKRHEGKIIPLSISIGVALAPLHASNATELMLLADLALYESKAGGRGRVTVFDEEMLSDKRYRRLVERELRAAIYLGELELHYQPIVDPDGSVDALEGLIRWRHPVRGLISPAEFIPIAERSTLIDMIGEWVFKRACADIGHFPERRISINVSGEQLKRDEIVTMCDRVLRETGRSASQFIIEITETVATAATPEVLRRLEALRGLGFHIALDDFGTGHCGFNYLKSLPIDSVKIDRSYIRSLAHDQVAQIFVSALAQIARIQEIAIVAEGVETAQEFALARTAGCSRFQGYFFGKPAPRDKASALCVAARDQLALTA; this is translated from the coding sequence ATGAGCATCTTGGCGACAATCAAAGATCATAGCGGCCGTATCTATCGCGGCATCCAGGCCTTGCTCGTGATGAGCATCGCCGCCACCGGGCTTGCGGCTTTCGCGCTGACGGAGAATGGCTCCCGCACTGGCGCGCTCGCGGTATCGGTGACATCGACCTTGATGGCGCTTTTGGTGCTGATGTACATGCGCGCGAGCGTCGTCCAGCGCCTGCAATCGGCGGCGGACGCCGAAGCCGAGAAGCACCGCTTCCTCTCGGTCGATGCCATGACCGGCGCCACGGCCCGGCGCTATTTCATCGAAGCCTTGGGCGACTGGCTGGGCGGCTTGCGCAAGCGCCGCCAGGCAAGCCTGCTTTTGATCGACCTCGATCATTTCAAGCAGCTCAACGACACGTTCGGACACCAGTTCGGCGATCTGGCGCTGGCCCATCTGGTCGCGGAAGCGCAGCGCATCTTCGAGGACAGCGTCATCGGGCGGCTCGGCGGCGACGAGTTCGGCGTCATGGTTCCGCATGGCGACGTGGCCCTCATCAACAGAGACGCGCGCCGGCTGCTGGATGCCATGCGCGCCGGCAAAAGGCACGAGGGCAAGATTATTCCGCTGTCGATCTCGATCGGCGTGGCGCTTGCGCCGCTGCATGCTTCGAATGCAACCGAATTGATGCTTCTGGCCGACCTCGCACTCTACGAAAGCAAGGCTGGCGGCCGCGGTCGCGTTACCGTCTTCGACGAGGAGATGCTGTCGGACAAACGTTATCGCCGGCTGGTGGAGCGCGAACTGCGCGCCGCGATCTATCTCGGCGAGTTGGAACTGCACTACCAGCCGATCGTCGATCCCGACGGCTCCGTCGACGCGCTGGAAGGCCTGATCCGCTGGCGCCACCCCGTGCGCGGCTTGATCTCGCCGGCGGAATTCATCCCGATCGCCGAGCGCTCGACGCTGATCGACATGATCGGGGAATGGGTCTTCAAGCGCGCCTGTGCCGATATCGGGCATTTTCCCGAACGGCGCATCTCGATAAACGTCTCCGGCGAGCAGCTGAAGCGCGACGAGATCGTGACGATGTGCGACCGGGTCCTGCGCGAAACCGGCCGGTCGGCATCGCAATTCATCATCGAGATCACCGAGACGGTGGCGACGGCCGCGACGCCAGAGGTGCTGAGGCGCCTGGAGGCGCTGCGCGGCCTAGGCTTCCACATTGCGCTCGACGACTTCGGCACCGGACATTGCGGCTTCAATTATCTGAAGTCGCTGCCCATCGACAGCGTCAAGATCGACCGCTCTTACATCCGTAGCCTCGCCCATGATCAGGTGGCGCAGATCTTCGTTTCCGCGCTTGCCCAGATCGCCCGCATCCAGGAGATCGCCATCGTCGCCGAGGGCGTCGAGACCGCGCAGGAATTCGCTCTCGCCCGAACGGCCGGCTGCAGCCGCTTCCAGGGCTATTTCTTCGGCAAGCCGGCACCGCGCGACAAGGCAAGCGCGTTGTGTGTCGCCGCCCGCGACCAGCTCGCCCTCACGGCCTGA